One window from the genome of Pyrus communis chromosome 16, drPyrComm1.1, whole genome shotgun sequence encodes:
- the LOC137721101 gene encoding protein TILLER ANGLE CONTROL 1 — MKIFNWVHKRLHQKVEFAGNVKKTELEVETNHKGTQAFLKQVGLVNVDGLDGWREGILTIGTLGFDPVKPFNSQNEYFVLEREEQEHDQENNGFSHCGDDDDEDYEHYDDNFGDEELNPLIFKTFGHSFEDVGSNSDATEKLVDDDHAILTVDGVPLTPYEGSNNEISIAPPDLYRCEITDDDQRKKRGQRITLADLFQADHVHDVGQLKLDSCKVQPKMQKKVNARTKTGLSFAKKLILRVKEDSSPIKNLQRLMRRMLKRKIHPAEHDVKVDKSDGQKQPGAVELVTKVESDASESVSLLPIQGSTACVH; from the exons TTGAGTTTGCTGGAAATGTGAAAAAAACTGAACTGGAAGTGGAAACCAATCACAAGGGTACACAAGCATTTCTCAAGCAAGTCGGACTAGTTAATGTTGATGGGCTTGACGGTTGGAGGGAGGGCATTTTAACGATAGGTACCTTGGGTTTCGATCCCGTAAAACCCTTCAACTCCCAGAACGAATATTTCGTTTTGGAGAGAGAAGAGCAAGAGCACGATCAGGAAAACAATGGATTTTCACACTGTGGTGATGACGACGACGAAGATTATGAACATTATGATGATAATTTTGGAGATGAAGAACTGAATCctttaatatttaaaacattTGGACACAGTTTTGAGGACGTTGGGTCAAACTCTGATGCCACTGAGAAACTAGTTGATGATGATCATGCGATCTTGACCGTTGATGGTGTTCCTCTTACACCATATGAAGGGTCCAACAATGAAATCAGTATTGCACCACCTGATCTGTACCGTTGCGAGATCACTGATGATGatcaaaggaagaagagaggCCAAAGAATAACCCTAGCTGACCTATTCCAGGCTGATCATGTTCATGACGTTGGTCAACTGAAGCTTGACTCCTGCAAAGTCCAGCCAAAAATGCAGAAAAAGGTGAACGCGAGAACAAAGACCGGCCTATCATTTGCCAAGAAGCTCATTCTTCGCGTCAAAGAGGATTCAAGTCCAATAAAAAATCTGCAACGA CTGATGAGGAGGATGTTGAAGAGGAAGATCCATCCAGCTGAGCATGATGTCAAGGTTGACAAATCAGATGGCCAGAAGCAGCCCGGTGCAGTAGAACTCGTCACCAAGGTTGAAAGTGATGCCTCTGAATCAGTTTCTTTGCTTCCAATTCAAG GTTCTACTGCTTGTGTCCATTGA